The Oncorhynchus mykiss isolate Arlee chromosome Y, USDA_OmykA_1.1, whole genome shotgun sequence genomic sequence aataaaaagatctctacggtcagagcgtgacagttcccctctaatcagggactgatttagacctgggacacaagGTGGGTGCAATATCAGGTAGAACTAAAAACAAGCAGGCTCCAGATctcatagggtaagagttgaatacccctgctctaTGTCATCCTATCTGCTGTGAAACCCAGTTTCCAATTAGACATAATTCCCTAATCATTAATATAAAATTGTATTACCTTAACTCGTTTAATTAGGACTTTCATATTAACTTGTTAAATTGAAGCGTGAGAAAGTACGCCTACGCTCCTTAGGAGATGTTAAACCTGTTGATAAGTGTGGTCCTATTCTGGATCCTCTCTGGagtcactggacactttaatttAACATCTCTACTATGTCTATGGGGCTTAGAGTGCAATCACAGATCACTGTAACAGCTCTTTGAAATGTATGTCCACTGTACAACACTCCAACCAACAAGCCCTTGTACTTTGTTCTCACCTCACATACACCCAGTATGCTACCCAGTTGTTGTGCACTCCCTACCGCATACAAACATTCATTTACTTACAGTACACGCACCCATGCAGGCAGAACACACACGCGGAAgtgcacgcacgtgcacacacacctcATATCTATTCTCTCCAGTGCTGCTGTGTGTTGTacattcctcctccccctcccctagtCACAGCTCACTGTCAACAGCCCAGGATTAGGAGCGTTTGACTGGTCTGTTGCTAGGCAACTGAAGCCATGGCAACCAATTCATTATGAAGACAGAGATGGGACAGGGTAAATGCATCAGGGAATATGGGCTGGTGGGTCTAACATCCCTGTGTAGCATGCCCTACCAGTGATTCAGCACTACACTACATGTGATGGAATAAGAGAGAGTCGAgatctaattcctaattctatggttaCAGTACTCATGATTCTGCCCATTCATATCCTCTTTGCAGTCATTCAGCCTTGTATTACATGTTAGCATATCATAGTCAAAGGTCATCATGTGTTCCCCAGCCTCCTGTATTCAAACTCTTCCTTGAAATTACCTCTGGACCTGTCCTGTCCTTTCGCTACAGATCTAAtctacaggcagacacacaccctACCCACTCTCTCTtatcttctctccccttctcacctctcccctaGATCAAGCACTTGGCAAGCACTATAAGTCATTACAGCTCACAGAAACCAATATTCCAAAGCTGAACAATTAGCTATGCTATTGTTACATCAATTTGTTCATCATTTGTTCTTGTCTGTCAATGGCTGAGAAACATCACATGAGCTATCTAATCCAATCAGGTGCCTTGgcaaaaaaagaataataataaatTGGACATTCAACATCAGCCGATTGCGCAAAGGATGTTGGCAATTTAAGGTAACCATTGCAACTGGGTCCATTTTGTTAAAGGGCATGGCTGAATGATGACTGTGGTTAGTGAGTTGAGTAGGTTATACTATAGAGCCATTCCCATTCCATTACTCAAGTAATTGTAGATCCAGCACTTTTTCTCTGTGGAGAAACCTCAGCTCCCAGTCACTCTTCTCCCAGTTCTGCTATGGCTCTCTAGGAAGCTTTATCATTTGTTTCctgctctctccctatctctaacCTAAAGACTCCTCTATCCTTAGCTGTCCCATACAAATACACTGACAAAAACTGTGGCATCCGTAAACTGCCTAGAGATAATGCCAGGGGTTCCTTCTTGTCTCACAGTGACTCAAAGAAAGATTTCTGCACCgatacacacaacaacaaaaaatacctcAAAATATATTCCTGTTTAAGACCGAGTCATTTTGTCCTtcgtgagaggggggagagagagattgctaTTTGAGAATGAGCGGCGTCAACTCCCTCAGAGGAGGTATGGGGGATCTCAGGGAGGTAGCCACTGAGAATCTGGGCCAGCCCTAATGCTGTCTCTCTCCATGactccctccctgactctcttcctctctgacttCCTAACTGTCTCAGAATCCCTCCATGTCTCCCTGCTTGCCTCCCTGCCAATCACTGCCTCTTCAGACGCATTCTAATCTGGCGCCAAAGGTTTATGAGACACATTGGgacataatgttacccagggattCTGTGTCCATTGTGTGTGAGGATTTGAAGTTACGGTTTCAAGATACAAtacatgaccagaagtatgtggacacctgctcgtcgaacatctcattcaaaaatcatggccattaatatggagttggtcccccctttgctgctataacaacctccactcctctgggaaagtttccactagatgttggaacattgctgaggggacttgcttccaatcaCCCACAAAAGTATTAGTGAgatggacactgatgttgggagattaggcctggctcacagtcagcgttccaattcatcccaaaggtgttcgatggggttgaggtcagagctctgtgcaggccgttcaagttcttccacaccaatctcgacaaactatttctgtatggacctcactttgtgcatgggggcattgtaatgctgaaacagaaaagggccttccccaaactgttgccacaaagatggaagcacagaattgtctacaaTAATAGCCataattcctcctccaccaaacttgacagttggcactatggattcgggcaggtagcattctcctggcatccgccaaacccagattagtccgtgggactgccagatggtgaagtgtgatttatcactccaaagaacgcgtttccactgctccagagtccaatggccgcaagctttacacccctccagccaacgcttggcattgcacatggtgatcttaggcttgtgtgtggctgtcggccatggaaacccatttcattaagcgcccaacgaacagttattgtaatgctgatgttgcttccgatggcagtttggaacttggtagtgagtgttgcaaccgaggacagctCTATGTGCTTCAGCTTTCgacagtcccattctgtgagcttgtgtggcctaccacaaagtagcatcctatgatggtgccatgttgaaagtcactgagctcttcagtaaggccattctactgccaatgtttgtctatggagctgaaatagccaaattcactaatttgaaggggtgttcacctacttttggccatgtagtatATCAACAGAAAAACATGCGTCAGAGTCAGACACCACTACTGCTGGAGCTGTTTTCGTCATTTCAAACATCGTACATCATATGACGTGCTTGAAGGCTTGAAATACACCAGAACTTGGTTTGTACTAGAACAAAATGGTTCTCTGAACACAACACGTCATATGATGTTGATTGGAATAACTAACCACTGTGCAGGCCTATCAACATTCCATAGTATCTAATTAACAATTAAAATAGTATTCATGTTATTCATGCTCATCTCTCAAACCTTGAAAACACATTGGGTTGAAAAAGCCTGTGGCAATAAAGGGGAAAGCTGTGTAAACTGTTCCAACAGACACTTTACTGATAAGGTCCCAAATCAGCTGTGGCTGCCAACCACACCCAGAGTACATAAATAATGTCCACTGGCTGAGTTCTcaaagacaggggaggagagcagTCGGGGCTCTGAATTCTTAACAATCCCTTTTTTCCTTCTCCATTCCTGacttcctctccttctttctcttcatTTCCCCCCCGTTTCATCCAGGAAGTCAATTGTTCCTGCACCTGCGACATCCCACTGCTGAACAGTGCCCTCGAAAGCTGCTAATTCTCACAGGTACACCCTCACACCTTACACTGTGAACTCAATTAACACCTAACTGCATTTTCCTCTGAAGAATGTATTTATAACTCGCTAGAACTAATTGATTTCATGTACTAACTCAGCCAGGACCTAGTACATCTTGTCTTATTTATGTTACACGTGAATTATCAGGCCACAGTTGCCACAGGAAGGTAGAGAATAGCTAAAGGTTACAAACAAGAACACAATGCACGTTGTTATATGTTACAGCAGCaactttccctccctttctctaacAGCTAAGATCCAAACCTCTCCGTAACTAACATGTTTTCCGGGAAATATATTGTGGATAAGGAGAATCTAGACCATGACAGAAGCATTCTATATTGTTTTATGAGAAGTAGCATTCAGGGGAATGCAGAAGGTTGTATAGAAGTAGTAATGAAGCAGCAGAAATAACATGAGACTCATGTGCTGTTGCATGTGTTATCTGCTCTCAATGCTTCTCGCAACAGTTAGCTCTCTATCTATGAATAAAGTCTTCCCTTTTCATGCTTTCACTGGGTAAAGATATCATATCTACACAGAATGTCAGATACATGTTCCTCTTTGAATCGTTAGATAGGGGTTGTTACTTGATCATTTACCTCCAACATTCTGAGGACACATGCTAGAGGTCAACTTGGGCCTCTGCCATTTTGAATCATATTATGATGTATAGTATATTCAATTCTGCAAAAATAAGTAGTGTGGTAAGAATTGACCTTAAATGTAATCCACCCTGAGAAGTGTGAAGAGGAGAACACCACAGTGTCATAGATAACAGCACACCCCAAGGGTGTGATGACAGAGTGTGGACAGGAACTGACTGGTTGTGTAATGGCTAATGTTGCGTGTGTTGCCCATAGCTTCCCTTACCGTCTGGTTGTCTTCATAGAGCTTGAGGTCATAGCCGCTTAGCTCCACACAGAAAATGATGGCGGTCACGCCCTCGAAGCAGTGGAtccacttcttcctctctgagcGCTGCCCCCCCACGTCTACCATCTTGAAGGTGAGCTCCTTGAAGGTGAACTTGTTCTCCACAATGCCCGTGGTCATGTCGCGGGAGCGCAGGATGTCCTCCACGGTGGGGATGAACTCGTTGGAGGAGATGCGGTCCAGGTCGTTCAGATAGTAGGCAGTGTTATCCTCCAGGTGGTACTCGTTGGAGCGGCAGAAGCACTCCTGCACCCCTGAGTCATCCCACAGGCgcttcattacaccatgcagctCCGCTGTGATCTCCCCTTTGCTCTCGGCCGGCCCGGTCAGGGCGAAGAGCTGCACGGCGTCGTAGGCGCGGTCAGGGTTGTGGAAGTCGATCTTGAGCGTGGCGAGAGCGCGGATGATGCGTGTGAGCGAGTCAATAGCGTTGTAGAGGATGAGGGGCTTGTACTCCTTGCAGGCGTCCAGATTGAAGCCTCCACTGTGGATGATCTTCATCTGCTTGACGATGGTGCTCTTGCCAGAGTTGCTGGTGCCCAGCAGAAGGAGCTTGATCTCACGCCGCTGCCGCTGGCTCTCCGAGCGCAGGTGGCGGTCGATCCGCCGGGAGCGCCGGGCCGCCTCCTTCTCCTCTGAACTCTGCCGGCAACCCATGGTCGTCTGCCACGCGGTGAACACTGAGGAAAACGTGGTGATCGCAGAAGAGAACGTGCCGGGTGGCAAAAATGGCGTGTTTGGGATCAAACCGAAATAATCCGAAATATCAAAAAGAGCAGAGATGGGAGACTAGGCAAAAGAAAAAAGGAATGTATGTCAGAGCAGGGATTGGATTATGTTTGAATCCTTAATGCTGCAGGGGCttgatgggaagagagagagacacttttCTTCAAACCTGCCACTCAGAGCACACAGAGAGAAATGAGAACCACAGAGCAGGAATGACTAAGGAGTATTTTATTATCCTCGTGGTCTAGGGTATGTCCGTTGGTCTTCTGTGGGTTTATCCCAGGCTTTGTGACTAGCGTTGCAGTAGAGCTCACCAGGACATGTTGGGAGGCCCACACAGAGCCTGGAGCTGGGGCTGGACTACCTGATGCCACGGGGGCTGGGGGTCATATCAGGGGTTACCCCCCTTAGGAAGCTTGCGGagcaggaagggggagggaggtgtTAGTAGAGACAGTGTTCAGAGATGATGTGTAGGTGTAGCAAAAccccctcgctctcctccctcatGGCTCTCACGTCGCCATTCCCTATCTTTGTGACTGCAGTCATCCACGTCAGTCCTTCCCGCGTTGTCTGCCTCCTTCTCTCTGGGCTATATTCTGCTCTGTTTCCTCGTCTC encodes the following:
- the LOC110509886 gene encoding guanine nucleotide-binding protein G(z) subunit alpha, encoding MGCRQSSEEKEAARRSRRIDRHLRSESQRQRREIKLLLLGTSNSGKSTIVKQMKIIHSGGFNLDACKEYKPLILYNAIDSLTRIIRALATLKIDFHNPDRAYDAVQLFALTGPAESKGEITAELHGVMKRLWDDSGVQECFCRSNEYHLEDNTAYYLNDLDRISSNEFIPTVEDILRSRDMTTGIVENKFTFKELTFKMVDVGGQRSERKKWIHCFEGVTAIIFCVELSGYDLKLYEDNQTSRMAESLRLFDSICNNNWFTNTSLILFLNKKDLLAEKIKRIPLTVCFADYRGQNTYEEAAVYVQRQFEDLNRNKETKEIYSHFTCATDTSNIQFVFDAVTDVIIQNNLKYIGLC